Proteins from a single region of Rhea pennata isolate bPtePen1 chromosome 4, bPtePen1.pri, whole genome shotgun sequence:
- the TRMT9B gene encoding probable tRNA methyltransferase 9B, translating into MEHEATQLEKQHVHSVYENTAAYFNDLQSKVWPRVRHFLLEQKPGSLVADIGCGTGKYLSVNSQVYTLGCDYCGPLVEIARRKGDEVLVCDNLNLPFRDQCFNAVISIGVIHHFSTKQRRIRAIKEMARVLMPGGQMMIYVWAMEQKNRRFEKQDVFVPWNKALCSRHFSESNQSEDKGEFVQTVKSQEIHPAQLVISDCSCPAKLQSDTDSKHSRNMDHCLSRACCMKISEDENRFYSALGRSFRSWFSSRSLDESALRKQSEKMKPLKNEGEWTNSAISIQHSRHCSLELGLHGALLKEQSLDDDDVFVENLPVKKTGWSPATDAVKDLNLNGGHESVIQSKSEETSFVSGPVEDSDYSCSYNKDDAGKSNASKFFKRTSTTDSTDSALDSAVSVGDQTADTLDTKAFMRYYHVFREGELCSLVEENMPELQILSSCYDHGNWCIIAEKKGK; encoded by the exons ATGGAACATGAGGCTACCCAGCTAGAAAAGCAGCATGTGCATAGTGtatatgaaaatacagctgCCTACTTTAATGATCTGCAGAGCAAAGTGTGGCCTCGTGTCCGTCACTTTCTGCTGGAGCAGAAGCCGGGCAGTCTCGTTGCAGACATAG gttGTGGAACTGGAAAATATCTCAGTGTCAACAGTCAGGTGTATACTCTTGGCTGTGATTACTGTGGACCATTGGTAGAGATTGCAAGGAGGAAAGGTGATGAAGTTCTGGTATGTGACAACCTTAACCTTCCCTTTAGGGATCAGTGCTTCAATGCAGTCATTTCCATTGGAG TGATCCATCATTTCTCAACTAAACAAAGAAGAATCAGAGCAATAAAGGAAATGGCGAGGGTACTGATGCCCGGAGGCCAGATGATGATTTATGTTTGGGCTATGGAACAGAAGAATCGCCGCTTTGAGAAACAAGATGTATTTGTTCCTTGGAACAAGGCCTTGTGCTCACGGCATTTTTCAGAATCGAATCAATCCGAAGATAAGGGTGAGTTTGTGCAAACTGTAAAAAGCCAGGAGATACACCCTGCACAGCTAGTCATCTCTGACTGCAGCTGTCCAGCCAAACTGCAGTCAGATACAGATTCAAAGCATTCCCGCAATATGGACCATTGCCTGTCCAGAGCCTGCTGCatgaaaatttctgaagatgaaaacagattttacagtGCTCTAGGAAGATCTTTCCGTTCATGGTTTTCCTCCAGATCCTTGGATGAATCAGCCCTGAGAAAGCAATCTGAGAAGATGAAGCCTCTGAAGAATGAAGGAGAATGGACAAACAGTGCCATATCTATTCAGCATTCAAGACACTGCAGTTTGGAGTTAGGTCTTCATGGGGcacttttaaaagaacaaagtttAGATGATGATGACGTGTTTGTCGAAAACCTGCCTGTCAAAAAAACAGGGTGGTCACCAGCCACAGATGCAGTGAAGGATTTAAATCTAAATGGAGGACACGAAAGTGTAATTCAGAGCAAAAGTGAAGAAACTTCATTTGTGAGTGGCCCAGTGGAAGACAGCGACTACAGCTGCAGTTATAACAAAGATGATGCTGGTAAGTCTAATGCCAgcaaatttttcaaaagaacttCAACAACTGACTCCACTGATTCTGCTTTGGATTCAGCAGTGTCTGTTGGGGACCAAACTGCTGACACACTAGATACAAAAGCCTTCATGCGTTATTACCATGTTTTTCGGGAAGGGGAGTTGTGCTCTCTGGTAGAGGAGAATATGCCTGAGCTTCAGATACTTTCTTCCTGCTATGATCATGGAAACTGGTGCAttattgcagagaaaaaagggaaatag